Genomic segment of Mastomys coucha isolate ucsf_1 unplaced genomic scaffold, UCSF_Mcou_1 pScaffold5, whole genome shotgun sequence:
accactgctcggctcacACTCTAATTTTTATGAGACAGCTTCTAGCTAGCATTCCTAGTGCAAGGCTGACATGCACTAAGAATTGTAGCATGAACTATATTGCATTTGGCTTAATATAGCTTAATTCACTGTGTGATAACTTGACTAATATATACTTAATTTCAGGGAATTACTGTGTACCTCTGGTGCTTGTTAAAGTATAGATTCTTGCCTCTTAATACTAGGAATCTGAATCAGTAAATCTAAAGGTCTAGTTGGTAATAGACCTTTGTAAAACCACCTTTCCTCCTTTATCGTAGGTACTCTGTATTTATTacgttttaattttttctgttgttattcaTAAActgttagtatttatttatttttgttatcctTGGAATATCTCAGATTATCGGGCCCCTTTTCTTTGCTTGCCATCTAGTGGTAACAAATAATAGTTAACAAAATTTATACCAGCAGAGGAGTTCAGAGTGAATCATCTCACCCTTTCCTCCTAAAACAGGCTGTCCTGTGCttggtgctaggattataggcaagaGCCACTGTTACATAGCTTATTTTACTTTAGATGTTAGGTTCCCTGACATCTAACTCATTGATGGCTTAGTTttctgagattgcaggcatgcagGTGTGCTTTCCCCTCCCCATTGCTTGACTTGACTCATTTGATgattataaagttatttttagttGGAAAGGATATATGCTCtagattaaacccagggcttttgtGTTCTAGCTGGGCCAGACAGGATCTTCCTATGTAGCTTTGTTTGGTCCCATACTTTTGTAGCTCATAGTGGATTTTGAACTTAAGGCAatcttcctgcatcagcctcccacCTCTGGATTTCCAGCCCCCCCTaattatctcttgttttctgttagcTTTGCAGGGGGAAAAAGATAACCATGAAAGGGATGGGTCAACAAAACTTGTTAAAACTATAGTCTCCTTTTACCATTTCCTGCATAGAAATGGTGGAATCAATGAAGAAAGTAGCAGGGATGGACGTGGAGCTGACAGTTGAAGAACGAAACCTTTTATCTGTTGCATATAAAAATGTGATTGGAGCCAGAAGAGCATCTTGGAGAATAATCAGCAGCAttgaacagaaggaagaaaacaagggagGAGAAGACAAATTAAAGATGATTCGGGAGTACCGGCAAATGGTGAGATTGTTAACCGGTTTGATATGAtactgtgtttttattattttttgaatatGTATGGGCATTTTGTCTTACCTATCTCTGTATCATGTGTGTACGTGGTACCCTTGAAAGCCAGAAAAATGTGTCAGATCTCTAgtactggagttagaggtggttgatTGTAGGCTGCCGTGTGGATGCTGACAGTTGAAGCCaagtcctggaagagcagccagtgctccaacAGGGTCTCTTTTTGTAACCCTGGCAGGCCTAGAATTCATGATGCTGTCTAGGCTGCTTTAAGCCTCCAGTGCTGTATTTATGGTACtgtaccaccacatctagctTGATAGCATGTTTCTTAAAGGAAGAATGATTGTTTCTCAAATATAGGCATTGAGTTAATTTGCAGTTTGAGTACCattaatttctgtatttctgttaAAACTGATAAACTTAACTTACATCGAGAACAGGTTTATCTTGCTCATAGTTATAGAGGTTTCTGTCCTGGATTGAAATGTATCTTGACTGGGCATTTTGGATGACAGTGACAGGATACATGTCTGATAGCAAAACTGCTTTTATCTTGAGCTAGGAAGCATAAAAGACATCCAAGCCAAAGTAGTATCCAGAAATAGTAACATTTGTGACAGAAGTAACAGGGTGGTTTTTCCTTGAATGCCCTAAATTGTTgccttttatgtttatatttaatacCTGATAGAGAAAGGAGCCGTTTCTTTTGATTGTCTGGCTAAATCTCAGGCCAAAAGCTTTAAGTAATTTTAGGTCACCACTTAGTACAAACTCcataagtatatatgtaaatgtattttgtatttttagctttttatttaatcttgatTAAGAATTACAGTATAGAGAGTATTTTGGGATAAAAGCAGAGAACTGTTTGTTTTAGAAGTTGCACTGGGGGAGATATCCCACAGGGAGGCACAGTACTCAGAATTAGGCTTGGGCTGCACACTGTGCCACTGAGTTCAACATAGGTATTAAGTTTTGaacaacacatgcatacagaacAAATGGAACACTAACTTTTTCTTTGGTTATTGTAAAGCACTTTATTGACTATTTGCAGTGAACACATAGGACAACttcagtttttacatttatttgtgtatgtgaggggGTTGCCATGGTGCACGTGTGGCGATGAGGACAACTGTGGTCTTTCTGTACTAGGTGGGTCTCAGAGCTTGAACTGAGGCTATAGCCTTGGCTCTGAACAccctacctactgagccatcttcccaattTAATatttgtgtgcctctgtgtacTAAGTAATTGGGTATAAATACTAATGAAACTGAATTACTCTCTTTATGGAGACtcattctgttttttgtttgttttttaataatgatGATTATTGGGGCTTTCAacattctcaaaagaaagaatttctgaAGTTACTTCAGATGGGCtgtaagtgtatgtatattttaaaatgggggCCTACTAGTCCAGGGTAGAACTTTTGTCCAGCATGAATAAGTCTTTGGGCTTAACCTTAGTAACATTAGAAGTTAAATAACCCTGGGAAGGTagctattatatatttttttaaagatttattttattttatcttatgtgtatgagtacactgtagctgtacagatggccgtgagctatcatgtgtgtgtggctactgggaattgaactcaggacctctgccggccctggtcactccggcataatacactgtagctgtgttcagacgcaccaggagagggcgtcagatctcattacgggtggttgtgatccaccatgtggttactgggatccgaactcaggaccttcggaagagcagtcagtgctcttacccgctgagccatctcgccagccacgGTAGCTATTATATTATCCCAATTTATAGATGATAAAAATGGACATACAGCTGGCTTAAGGAACATGCCAGAGGTGTTACGGAGATAAGTTGGGATTGTCATTACCCTCATACTTTAGAACAAAGAATATAGATTGACAGACAATTTGGTGTTCCTCAGGTATGAGAAGACTAAGAAAAAGTGTGGTTAAGACTGTGGGATGTGGATGAGGAGACAGGGGAAGTAACTGGTCATTTGTGAGATGAAGATAGTTTGAAGTCTTGATAAGCCTCTTAGTAGTAGTCAAGGGATGGATTTGATTGCCCTGGGATAGGGTAGAAAGTTAGGGCTGTTGCCCATGGCAGGTGAGGAAGAGTAAATTAGTGGTTTCTTTACTGTGGTGATGTGTCAGGTGCCTGGAGAGATGAACTAGTTTTGTGAACAAAGGAGAAAGGCATGGAGAGGTATGCAGTGGTGTCAAAGCTGAGTATAAGGTTTCAAGGAGAGTTTTGGAGTGATTGTAGCTAGTAAGGATCTAAGAGAATGGCAGACTTGGTCTAGGTTGAAAAGCCACAAACGAGAGGTGCAGGCAGTCTTGCTGAGTTAAGGACAAGAGCATAGATGAAAAATGGGGTCattcttttgaaatgtttcatttcattGAAAATGGAGAGCAAGATGAAGATGTTTGTGAGAAATTAGCCAAATCACCTTTCCTGACTAAGGCTGGAGGAAGTGTAAGCTGGAAACCAGGAACCTCCAGGCAGCCTGACCCTCCAGTGCAATTTGTAaaagactcattttttttattatatttatttcttacatCTTGCCATCATAACAGATAGGAGCTTATGGGTCAGTTGCACAGGCCAGCATGTTACATAGAGCACAGTAATACCGTCTTCAGGAAGTCTGAGCTATGGGATGTCATTTACCGTACTTGTGTAGAAAGTCAAACTCCAACATGTGTTCAGAGATGCCGTATGCTTTAGACAGTTCAAACCAATAGAGAGACACATGTCAATGTTTAATTTGGCCTACAGATTCTTTTGCTGTtgtaattggttcttgatctctACAGTAGAGTGAGTGATTGTTGAAACATTGGTACTGAAGACAAAAGTTGACTtgagttttggcttttttttttttttgtattggaaCTGCTTTGGTTCAAATCTTGCTACCTCCTCAAATATTTgttgtggtgctgggattgaTCCATTcactctcctgttttgtttttgtttttgtttttttaaagttcttgaaGTTCTTGCAAGTTGGTAGCCTTTGGACAAATgttctatctttaaaataaatgaatacgggctggagagatggctcgggggttaagagtgctggctgttcttccagaggttcgaggtcctgagttcaattcccagcaaccacatggtggcttgcaaccagcTATAaaaggatccagtgccctcttctggtgtgtgtacagtgacagtgcactcataaaataaataaacataaaaaaacacaaaataaacataaaataaataaatctaaaataaaaatgaatgaatacacacacacagagctgcttTATTGGAGCAGCTTATAGGCCGTGGCCCAAGTAGTCCaataatagctgtctcctgacataatggccaaggatctagtagttgttTTGAGACTAGATGCTTCAGCAACCCCAATCTAGTGCTGGAGTCTGTGAGGTGTATAGAGTTTTCACTCTACATTGAAGCGTCAGAGCATAGATTCTAACACCAGGAAGGAATGGTTCAGGAGAGATGAAGTTGCCAGTGTGAGTGGGGGCAGCAAAAGCACCATCCTTCTTCATTCTTGTCTTAAAtgagctgccaccagaaggtatggcccaggtTTAGGTGAATCTTCTAACCTCATGTGATCTGGGATGGGTTTCCCACCTCACGTTGACTATTTGGAATTTAGTTATTTCCAAGTATAGTCAAGCAGACAACCAAGAGTAGCCATCACAGTTGGTACCTTATAATGGGAATTAGTAGTCTGTGTTTATATATTCCTCACTGGTGATTCTTTAGGTGAGCTGTGGGGGTCATGCATGCTGTAAAGACAGCGAGGCCTTTCCATACTCTTAACCATTTCCTGTCAACGTAATGTTTAGGTCTAAGAATTTGGAGACATGCATGTTTTGTTTAAGACTAAGTTCTTCAGATTAGACTCAGGTAGAATATAATAAAGACTTTTGAATTGCCAAAGTTAATTTGATGATGTTTTCCCTCTCTAGGTTGAAACTGAGCTCAAGTTAATCTGTTGTGACATTCTGGATGTACTGGACAAACACCTCATTCCAGCAGCTAACACTGGCGAGTCCAAGGTTTTCTATTATAAAATGTAGGTTCTATACTGGAAGGGAAAATGTAAGATTTAAAGTTGGCCTTAGAAccataactttttaaatgtagattttcaacttgtatttaaaaatagctgagaaTTTGGAGGGTTAGTTACCAGAACTTAAAGTTTTAATTAGTTGAAAGCACAATGCTAATGAAGAATTAATTGTTGTAGTTGAGATTGTTGTGACTGTTGTACAAAGTACCTGTACAAAATACCTAGCTTGTCATTGTTGAGCTcacccttccttctcccaccctTAGCCCGCCTATTCCTGAATGGGATGGTCCACTATACTTAGTTTATTTTGAGAGGAGGTCTGTGTATTCCTGATtgacctggaactctgtagattgAGATCTTCTCAGATTTCGAGTAATCCTGTCAACTTTTCCACAGTGCTAGGGTTATATGTTACTATACCCTGCCCTGGGTTTTTGATTTTGTGGCTTCCGAATTCTTAGCTAAAGTTTCCCATTTCACAGTATAATAACTTTCTGTATAGAAATAAGGCTGAGAATAACTCAGGAATAGTGGGGGCTCCATGTGTGCTGAGGGCTCCTGGGCTCCTGACACTGAAGTGATGGCAGGAAATGTGTTTGCGGTGAGTGTGTGCCTTTGGAGAGACTTATGTACTAGTCaggtgattttcattttttttttcttcagttattttCTGAGGTAGTTTGCCAATAATTTAAAGCAGGAAATCCTTAAGAAAGATTTCCAACCTGATGGATATTGaattttgtaaagtttctttaaaaatctataactTAAGTGTTAACTGTATTTTATATACTACATGGTAGAGAAAATTTCCATGCTGTAAGAAGGACTGTTTTCTAATTGTGTTTTTTGTTTACTGTTGTATTGTAGGAAAGGGGATTACCACAGGTATCTGGCTGAGTTTGCCACAGGAAACGACAGGAAGGAGGCAGCCGAGAACAGCCTCGTGGCTTACAAAGCTGCTAGTGACATTGCGATGACAGAACTTCCTCCAACGCACCCCATTCGTTTAGGTCTTGCTCTCAACTTTTCCGTATTCTACTATGAAATTCTTAATTCCCCCGACCGTGCCTGCAGGTAAGTAGTGGGCAAAAGTTCCCAGTGTGGAATGCAAAGGTTCAAGAGCAGCTACCTTCTGTTTTCTTGTAGGTTGTCACAGGATTCTCTTGACATAAATTTTGAGGTTGCTTcctttgtttgaggcagggtcttggtACTAGCTATCTAGCCTAGTCTAGCCTTGAATGGATTGTAGATGTTTACCACCTCAACTTCCTGGGAATGCTTTTAATACTTAGTGAACAACTttcgtttaaaaaaaaatattttctgtttaatatgaacaattttattttcagtctCATTGGTGAAACTGTTGTCACTCTAAATGTTTTGTACATTttttgtgtgagtacatgtgccCATGGCATGGcagatgaaggtcagaggacaacttgaaggaattggttttctttctattctgATGGCCCTAGGACTCAAATCATGCTGTCACtaattgtgagccactgtgggtgctgggaactgaacatagATCTTCTGGAAGGACAGCTAATGtatttaacctctgagccatctctccaacctcctttctcccatttttatttccatttgtttctggtttgtaaattatgttttaaacCTGTCAGCATTAgctatttcaaaacattttcatcACTCCACCCAGCCTAAGTTTAAGCCGTGACACTATTACCCAGTCTCTCCTAATCTGTTTCACCGTCTCTGAATTTGCTTGTTCTTGGCATCTTACATAAGTTTTAATTTCTTGGTAACAGTTATCTATAGATCTTCTATCCTATCCAGGggatatgcctgtaattccagtcctcaggagactgagacaggaggatgagtgTACTTCCTGTGGTTACAGTGTGAAATCACCCGCttccttttaccttttttttttttaaatgatttatttattttatttatatgagtacactgtagctatcttcagaggGTAttgtatcccattacagatggttgtgagccaccatgtggttgctgggaattgaactcaggacctccagagtagtcagtgctcttaaccactgagccagctctctagctctCCTTTTACCTTTTGTAAAGTACATTGGTATATGAACTGTTTCCCCTGTTTTTAGTGCAGAAAATTGAATCCAAggtgtttgtgttttaaattttttttgtgtatatgtttgtgcttATGTCCGTGTATTTAGATACATGCCTGAATGAGGTGGGAGGTAGAAGTAGAAAAGTGGACATTGGCTAGTTTTTTTCACTTTgcacctattattattattattattattattattattattattattattattattaattatttttatgtctggGCTAGGGAGGTAGTAGCTCAGCAGGTGAGAAGGCTTGCCAGCCTGAGTCacctccaggacccacatgcCCACCCACAATGcaaataaaaagtgtgtgtgtgtgtgtgtgtgtgtgtgtgtgtgtgtctgtctgtctgtctgtctgtctgtctgtctgtctgtctgtctgtcagaggacaatgttgaGGTAATTTCTTATACCTGATAATCTGAATGACAAGGTTTCTATAAGTTTTTACTGAAGAACCTATAGCTGTTAGTGTTGACTGAATCTTTCACTATTTCCCCATACATAGCTCTTAGCTTGATGCCTCTTTGCCTTTGCTAAGTGTAGAgtccattttttttaagatgtagcAAATGGGACAGGCTGTAGCTCATTAGTTAAGTTAGCTCACATAGCCCAGTCTCATACTGATTTCTACTCTTGTGCATCCaagattttctctttcattaaatCTTATAAAActcata
This window contains:
- the Ywhae gene encoding 14-3-3 protein epsilon isoform X2, with product MDDREDLVYQAKLAEQAERYDEMVESMKKVAGMDVELTVEERNLLSVAYKNVIGARRASWRIISSIEQKEENKGGEDKLKMIREYRQMVETELKLICCDILDVLDKHLIPAANTGESKVFYYKMKGDYHRYLAEFATGNDRKEAAENSLVAYKAASDIAMTELPPTHPIRLGLALNFSVFYYEILNSPDRACRLAKAAFDDAIAELDTLSEESYKDSTLIMQLLRDNLTLWTSDMQGDDS
- the Ywhae gene encoding 14-3-3 protein epsilon isoform X1 is translated as MDDREDLVYQAKLAEQAERYDEMVESMKKVAGMDVELTVEERNLLSVAYKNVIGARRASWRIISSIEQKEENKGGEDKLKMIREYRQMVETELKLICCDILDVLDKHLIPAANTGESKVFYYKMKGDYHRYLAEFATGNDRKEAAENSLVAYKAASDIAMTELPPTHPIRLGLALNFSVFYYEILNSPDRACRLAKAAFDDAIAELDTLSEESYKDSTLIMQLLRDNLTLWTSDMQGDGEEQNKEALQDVEDENQ